The proteins below come from a single Rhodanobacter sp. LX-99 genomic window:
- a CDS encoding FHA domain-containing protein, whose amino-acid sequence MRIEFPNAAREDFHWAQTQLRIGSAPDNDLVLAASQAAPHHLRIQQDRRGWVLQVLPSADRIHVNARPVRERALLRAGDVVSVGDCRLLLRADEDPARRPPLNVPEQGRCTVALRAVAGPLSGRVLPLQDSLTFGPHGDCPLELPQGDIVALRIFWADGQLWLETTQSCERHPLRVNGVAVQKLALQPGDQLGVAMHRFVVDGPGMEPEPEIAMAEPLPQRLPEDAAGPSGEVWWLIVTAAVLALGIALVLLIRF is encoded by the coding sequence ATGCGTATCGAATTTCCCAATGCGGCCCGTGAGGATTTCCATTGGGCGCAGACGCAGTTGCGCATCGGCAGCGCGCCCGACAACGACCTGGTGCTGGCCGCCAGCCAGGCGGCACCGCATCACTTGCGCATCCAGCAGGATCGCCGCGGCTGGGTGTTGCAGGTGCTGCCGTCGGCCGACCGCATCCACGTCAATGCTCGGCCGGTGCGCGAACGCGCCTTGCTGCGCGCCGGCGACGTGGTCAGCGTGGGCGACTGCCGCCTGCTGCTGCGCGCCGACGAGGACCCGGCGCGGCGCCCACCGCTGAACGTGCCCGAACAGGGACGCTGCACGGTGGCCTTGCGTGCCGTGGCCGGCCCGCTGTCCGGGCGGGTGCTGCCGTTGCAGGACAGCCTGACGTTCGGGCCGCACGGCGATTGCCCGCTGGAACTGCCGCAGGGCGACATCGTGGCGCTGCGGATTTTCTGGGCGGACGGCCAGCTGTGGCTGGAAACCACCCAGTCGTGCGAACGCCACCCCCTGCGTGTCAACGGCGTGGCGGTGCAGAAGCTGGCCTTGCAACCCGGCGACCAGCTTGGCGTGGCGATGCACCGCTTCGTGGTCGACGGGCCGGGCATGGAGCCGGAGCCGGAGATCGCGATGGCCGAACCGTTGCCGCAACGGCTGCCGGAAGACGCTGCCGGCCCCAGCGGCGAAGTGTGGTGGCTGATCGTCACCGCTGCCGTGCTGGCCCTGGGCATCGCACTGGTACTGCTGATCCGGTTCTGA
- a CDS encoding polyhydroxyalkanoic acid system family protein, protein MPKIDIRRPHQLSIAEARAVVDQVAARMHEKFGMDGRWQDDTLLFSRPGVSGSIAVGSDAIQVKAELGLLLAPLKGMVEQEIRRKLDEHFA, encoded by the coding sequence ATGCCCAAGATCGATATCCGCCGCCCGCACCAGTTGTCGATCGCCGAAGCCCGCGCCGTGGTCGACCAGGTGGCCGCGCGCATGCACGAGAAATTCGGCATGGATGGGCGCTGGCAGGACGACACCTTGCTGTTTTCCCGACCCGGCGTCAGCGGCTCGATCGCCGTCGGCAGCGACGCGATCCAGGTCAAGGCCGAGCTGGGGCTGCTGCTGGCGCCACTGAAAGGCATGGTCGAGCAGGAAATACGGCGCAAGCTGGACGAGCATTTCGCCTGA
- the infA gene encoding translation initiation factor IF-1: MAKDDVIEMEGTVQETLPNTMFRVQLENGHVIIAHISGRMRKHYIRILTGDKVKIEMTPYDLSKGRITYRMK; this comes from the coding sequence ATGGCCAAAGACGACGTCATCGAAATGGAAGGCACGGTCCAGGAGACCCTGCCGAACACCATGTTTCGTGTGCAATTGGAAAATGGGCACGTGATCATCGCCCATATTTCCGGCCGCATGCGCAAGCACTACATCCGCATCCTTACCGGCGACAAGGTCAAGATCGAAATGACCCCGTACGACCTGAGCAAGGGACGCATCACGTACCGCATGAAGTAA
- the clpA gene encoding ATP-dependent Clp protease ATP-binding subunit ClpA, which yields MFSKDLEVTIGHCYKQAREQRHEFMTVEHLLLALTENQSALGALRACGVDLPRLSADLERIISETVPVLPPGDERDTQPTLGFQRVLQRAVYHVQSSGRKEVTGANVLVAIFGEKDSHAVYFMHQQEITRLDVVNYISHGIAKIGDEPAAGVSGGEREGEEGGEPKGNPLHEFASNLNELALEGKIDPLIGRTDEIERTIQVLCRRRKNNPLYVGEAGVGKTALAEGLAKRIVDGEVPEVLEDATIWSLDLGALVAGTKYRGDFEKRLKGVIAQLKKQPGAILFIDEIHTIIGAGSASGGTMDASNLIKPMLASGELRCIGSTTFQEYRGVFEKDRALARRFQKIDVVEPTVADSIEILKGLRSRFEEHHHVAYTNEALKAAVDLSVKHIPDRLLPDKAIDVIDEAGARQRLLPEDQRTGTVDVGEVEYIVAKMARIPAKQVSASDRDVLRNLERNLKMVVFGQDPAIEALAASIKMARSGLADPSKPIGCFLLAGPTGVGKTEVTKQLAMQLGIEMIRFDMSEYMESHSVSRLVGAPPGYVGFDQGGLLTEAVTKHPHAVLLLDEIEKAHPDVFNILLQVMDRGVLTDTNGREANFKNVVVVMTTNAGAAIAARRSMGFVEQKHESDAMEVIRRIFTPEFRNRLDAIIQFAALDFEHILRVVDKFLIELESQLTEKRVSLDVDAAARRWLAEHGFDPQMGARPMARVIQEKVKRALADELLFGKLAEGGVVHLSVVDGELKVDCKAAEKLPAVVE from the coding sequence ATGTTCAGCAAGGATCTGGAAGTCACCATCGGCCATTGCTACAAGCAGGCCCGCGAGCAGCGCCATGAATTCATGACGGTGGAGCACCTGCTGCTGGCGCTGACCGAAAACCAGTCGGCGCTCGGCGCCTTGCGCGCCTGCGGCGTGGACCTGCCGCGGTTGTCGGCCGACCTGGAACGCATCATCAGCGAGACCGTGCCGGTGCTGCCACCCGGCGACGAGCGCGACACGCAACCCACGCTGGGCTTCCAGCGCGTGCTGCAGCGCGCGGTGTATCACGTGCAATCCTCCGGCCGGAAGGAGGTCACCGGCGCGAACGTGCTGGTGGCGATCTTCGGCGAGAAGGATTCGCACGCGGTGTACTTCATGCACCAGCAGGAGATCACCCGGCTCGACGTGGTCAACTACATCTCTCACGGCATCGCCAAGATCGGCGACGAGCCGGCCGCCGGCGTGTCCGGCGGCGAGCGCGAGGGCGAGGAGGGCGGCGAGCCGAAGGGCAACCCGCTGCACGAGTTCGCCAGCAACCTCAACGAGCTGGCGCTGGAAGGCAAGATCGACCCGCTGATCGGCCGTACCGACGAGATCGAGCGCACCATCCAGGTGCTGTGCCGCCGGCGCAAGAACAACCCGCTGTACGTGGGCGAGGCTGGCGTGGGCAAGACCGCGCTCGCCGAGGGCCTGGCCAAGCGCATCGTCGACGGCGAGGTGCCCGAGGTACTGGAGGACGCCACGATCTGGTCGCTTGATCTCGGCGCGCTGGTGGCCGGCACCAAGTACCGCGGCGACTTCGAGAAACGCCTGAAGGGCGTGATCGCGCAGTTGAAGAAGCAACCGGGCGCGATCCTGTTCATCGACGAGATCCACACCATCATCGGTGCCGGTTCGGCCTCGGGCGGCACCATGGATGCGTCGAACCTGATCAAGCCGATGCTGGCTTCCGGCGAGCTGCGCTGCATCGGTTCGACCACGTTCCAGGAATACCGCGGCGTATTCGAGAAGGACCGCGCGCTGGCCCGCCGCTTCCAGAAGATCGACGTGGTCGAGCCGACCGTGGCCGACAGTATCGAGATCCTCAAGGGCCTGCGCTCGCGCTTCGAGGAACACCACCACGTGGCGTATACCAACGAGGCGCTGAAGGCCGCGGTGGACCTGTCGGTGAAACACATCCCCGACCGGCTGCTGCCGGACAAGGCGATCGACGTGATCGACGAGGCCGGCGCGCGCCAGCGGCTGTTGCCGGAAGACCAGCGCACCGGCACGGTCGACGTGGGCGAGGTCGAGTACATCGTCGCCAAGATGGCGCGGATCCCGGCCAAGCAGGTGTCGGCGTCGGATCGCGACGTGCTGCGCAATCTCGAGCGCAACCTCAAGATGGTGGTGTTCGGGCAGGACCCGGCGATCGAGGCGCTGGCCGCGTCGATCAAGATGGCCCGTTCGGGCCTGGCCGATCCGTCCAAGCCGATCGGCTGCTTCCTGCTGGCCGGTCCGACCGGTGTGGGCAAGACCGAGGTGACCAAGCAGCTGGCGATGCAGCTGGGCATCGAGATGATCCGCTTCGACATGTCCGAGTACATGGAAAGCCACTCGGTCTCGCGGCTGGTCGGCGCGCCCCCGGGCTACGTCGGTTTCGACCAGGGTGGCCTGCTGACCGAGGCGGTGACCAAGCATCCGCACGCGGTGCTGTTGCTGGACGAGATCGAGAAGGCGCACCCGGACGTGTTCAACATCCTGCTGCAGGTGATGGACCGCGGCGTACTGACCGACACCAACGGCCGCGAGGCGAACTTCAAGAACGTGGTGGTGGTGATGACCACCAACGCGGGTGCGGCGATCGCCGCGCGGCGCAGCATGGGCTTCGTCGAGCAGAAGCACGAGTCGGACGCGATGGAAGTGATCCGCCGCATCTTCACGCCGGAGTTCCGCAACCGGCTGGACGCGATCATCCAGTTCGCCGCGCTCGATTTCGAGCACATCCTGCGCGTGGTCGACAAGTTCCTGATCGAGCTGGAAAGCCAGCTGACCGAGAAGCGGGTGAGCCTGGACGTGGATGCCGCCGCCCGCCGCTGGCTGGCCGAGCATGGCTTCGACCCGCAGATGGGCGCACGGCCGATGGCGCGGGTGATCCAGGAGAAGGTGAAGCGCGCGCTGGCCGACGAATTGCTGTTCGGCAAGCTGGCCGAGGGCGGCGTGGTCCACCTGAGCGTGGTGGATGGCGAGCTGAAGGTCGACTGCAAGGCGGCGGAGAAGCTGCCGGCCGTGGTCGAGTAA
- the clpS gene encoding ATP-dependent Clp protease adapter ClpS, whose product MAHEPEHEQDSGRGLALETAKPEVARPPLFQVLLLNDDFTPMDFVVEVLRTFFNLDQEQAVQVMLHVHTRGRGVCGVFTREVAETKVTHVNEYSRSHQHPLLCTMEKL is encoded by the coding sequence ATGGCCCACGAACCCGAACATGAGCAAGACAGCGGCCGCGGCCTGGCGCTGGAAACCGCGAAGCCCGAGGTGGCGCGACCACCGCTGTTCCAGGTGCTGCTGTTGAACGATGATTTCACCCCGATGGACTTCGTCGTCGAGGTGCTGCGTACCTTCTTCAACCTGGACCAGGAGCAGGCGGTGCAGGTGATGTTGCACGTACACACCCGCGGGCGGGGCGTTTGCGGCGTTTTTACCCGTGAAGTGGCCGAAACCAAGGTAACCCACGTCAACGAATATTCACGTTCCCATCAGCACCCGTTGTTGTGCACTATGGAAAAGCTCTGA
- a CDS encoding NUDIX hydrolase, whose product MADSTIPAEIWRPHVTVACVVADGERYLMVEEEVNGRLVYNQPAGHLDDGESLAAAALRETLEETGWTVELQHLIGVHQWRSTEHGDAVVRFSFAAHAVSHDPDRPLDTDIRRALWLTRTEIAALGDRLRSPMILQSIDLWLGGQRLPLCALSHLPEGGMP is encoded by the coding sequence ATGGCCGATTCCACCATCCCCGCCGAGATCTGGCGCCCGCACGTCACCGTCGCCTGCGTGGTGGCCGATGGCGAGCGGTATTTGATGGTGGAAGAAGAGGTCAACGGCCGGCTTGTCTACAACCAGCCGGCCGGCCACCTGGACGACGGCGAAAGCCTCGCCGCGGCGGCCTTGCGCGAAACGCTGGAAGAAACCGGCTGGACGGTGGAACTGCAGCACCTGATCGGCGTGCACCAGTGGCGCAGTACCGAGCACGGCGACGCCGTGGTCCGCTTCAGCTTTGCCGCCCATGCGGTGAGCCACGACCCGGACCGCCCGCTGGATACCGACATCCGCCGCGCACTGTGGCTCACCCGCACCGAGATCGCCGCGCTGGGCGACCGCCTGCGCAGCCCGATGATCCTGCAGAGCATCGACCTCTGGCTGGGCGGACAGCGGCTGCCGCTGTGTGCGCTGAGTCATCTACCTGAAGGCGGCATGCCATGA
- the mnmA gene encoding tRNA 2-thiouridine(34) synthase MnmA, protein MKVMLGISGGVDSSVAALLLQQAGYQVEGLFMQNWEEDDRSGPCTTDADRKDAVAVCGRLGIPFHARNFAAEYWDGVFEHFLAEYRAGRTPNPDVLCNREIKFKTFLDEARALGADRIATGHYARVDCRDGRYRLLRAVDAAKDQSYFLHALGQQQLAATLFPLGGIEKPRVREMARAAALPTHAKKDSTGICFIGERDFRGFLSQYIPARPGEMRTPDGELIGEHQGVMYYTLGQRNGLGIGGRHGATGEAWYVVGKDVAANVLYVAQGGENHWLYSHRLLSETPTWVDGAAPSARFRCTARTRYRQADQACMVSVTDAGLEVRFDEPQRAVTPGQSVVLYDGEACLGGAVIAATDAPYGGLLPAFAPTSTSPAREPASRV, encoded by the coding sequence ATGAAGGTGATGCTGGGCATTTCCGGCGGCGTCGACTCCTCGGTCGCCGCCCTGCTGCTGCAACAGGCCGGCTACCAGGTGGAAGGCCTGTTCATGCAGAACTGGGAGGAAGACGACCGCAGCGGCCCCTGCACCACCGACGCCGACCGCAAGGATGCCGTGGCCGTGTGCGGCCGGCTCGGCATCCCGTTCCACGCGCGCAACTTCGCCGCCGAATACTGGGACGGCGTGTTCGAGCACTTCCTTGCCGAGTATCGCGCCGGGCGCACGCCGAACCCCGACGTGCTGTGCAATCGCGAGATCAAATTCAAGACCTTCCTCGACGAGGCCCGTGCCCTGGGCGCCGACAGGATCGCCACCGGCCACTATGCCCGCGTCGACTGCAGGGACGGCCGCTACCGGCTGCTGCGCGCGGTGGACGCGGCCAAGGACCAGAGCTACTTCCTGCATGCGCTGGGCCAGCAGCAACTGGCTGCCACGCTGTTCCCGCTGGGCGGGATCGAGAAGCCGCGCGTGCGCGAGATGGCCCGCGCGGCGGCCCTGCCGACTCATGCGAAAAAGGATTCCACCGGCATCTGCTTCATCGGCGAACGCGATTTCCGCGGCTTCCTGTCGCAGTACATCCCGGCCCGTCCCGGCGAGATGCGCACCCCCGACGGCGAACTGATCGGCGAACACCAGGGCGTGATGTACTACACCCTGGGCCAGCGCAACGGGCTGGGCATCGGCGGCCGCCACGGCGCCACCGGCGAAGCCTGGTACGTGGTCGGCAAGGACGTGGCGGCGAACGTGCTGTACGTGGCCCAGGGCGGCGAGAACCACTGGCTGTACTCGCATCGGCTGCTGTCGGAGACGCCGACCTGGGTCGATGGCGCCGCGCCCTCCGCCCGTTTCCGCTGCACCGCGCGTACCCGTTACCGCCAGGCCGACCAGGCCTGCATGGTCAGCGTGACCGACGCCGGCCTTGAGGTACGCTTCGACGAGCCCCAGCGTGCGGTTACCCCCGGACAGTCGGTGGTCCTCTACGATGGCGAAGCCTGTCTCGGCGGCGCGGTGATCGCCGCCACCGATGCGCCTTACGGCGGCCTGCTGCCGGCATTCGCTCCGACTTCCACATCCCCAGCAAGAGAACCGGCATCCCGTGTTTGA
- the hflD gene encoding high frequency lysogenization protein HflD, producing the protein MTEERVIALAGLFQACALAQQLANEGRCDEAAMEASVASVFRIDAPSVVGVYGNISNVRLGLRTLIAQLDESTPDMSVTRMTVTVMRLERSLSARADLLDKLQQGIVAAQRQVEHFGQDSSQVNSRLAEVYASTLSILKPRVMVSGNPQQLQQTAVVEKVRTNLLAAVRSAVLWRQLGGRQWQLLLYRRQCSMLARGLLTGATLDNR; encoded by the coding sequence ATGACTGAAGAGCGCGTGATCGCCCTCGCCGGCCTGTTCCAGGCCTGCGCGCTGGCGCAGCAGCTGGCCAACGAAGGGCGCTGCGACGAAGCCGCGATGGAAGCCAGCGTGGCCAGCGTGTTCCGCATCGATGCGCCTTCGGTGGTCGGCGTGTACGGCAACATCTCGAACGTGCGGCTCGGCCTGCGTACCCTGATCGCACAGCTGGACGAAAGCACCCCCGACATGTCGGTGACGCGCATGACGGTGACCGTGATGCGGCTGGAGCGCAGCCTGTCGGCACGCGCGGACCTGCTCGATAAACTGCAGCAGGGCATCGTTGCCGCGCAGCGGCAGGTCGAGCATTTCGGCCAGGACTCCAGCCAGGTCAACAGTCGGCTGGCCGAGGTCTATGCATCCACCCTGTCGATCCTCAAGCCGCGCGTGATGGTCAGCGGCAACCCGCAACAATTGCAGCAGACCGCCGTGGTGGAAAAGGTGCGCACCAACCTGCTCGCCGCCGTGCGCTCGGCGGTGCTGTGGCGGCAGCTCGGCGGGCGCCAGTGGCAGCTGCTGCTGTACCGGCGCCAGTGCAGCATGCTGGCCCGCGGCCTGCTGACCGGAGCCACGCTGGACAATCGCTGA
- a CDS encoding porin, which produces MRSKLIAVAIAAGLGLTSFAASAAPAQNRTAAASSSEVEQLKAQLAALQAKVEELEQRTDAQSDINVSTGQAVEKATNVTTASDKKLAALEKAINNTTLSGKMFFDFTSIDDKNSDKGKSDKSGIGLDVKRFYLGVDHKFNDIWSANLTTDFNYSSSDGQTSLFVKKAYVQGKFDDAAVFRIGSADMPWVPFAEKYYGFRYVENTLIDRLKYGTSADWGLHLGGDIGASKSLNYAVSVVNGNGYKNPGRSKGVDFEGRVGFVPFENMVVAVGGYSGHRGQETENIDAVHTAERGDFMLAYASKAFRLGAEYFTAKNWNNVLSPLADKADGYSLWGSVAVADNVNLFARYDSAKLSKSLDRDAKDTYYNAGVEYQVTKGFKLAGVWKHGKVDKSVATPVPPHVQNTKTNEIGVFGEVSF; this is translated from the coding sequence ATGCGTTCCAAATTGATTGCGGTGGCGATTGCCGCCGGCCTTGGCCTGACCAGTTTCGCCGCCTCCGCGGCACCGGCGCAGAACAGGACGGCCGCCGCCAGCAGCAGCGAAGTCGAGCAGCTGAAGGCACAACTGGCCGCGCTGCAGGCCAAGGTGGAGGAACTGGAGCAGCGCACCGACGCACAGTCCGACATCAACGTCAGCACCGGCCAGGCGGTGGAGAAGGCCACCAACGTGACCACGGCCAGCGACAAGAAGCTCGCCGCGCTGGAGAAGGCGATCAACAACACCACGCTGTCGGGCAAGATGTTCTTCGACTTCACCAGCATCGACGACAAGAACAGCGACAAGGGCAAGAGCGACAAGTCCGGCATCGGCCTGGACGTGAAGCGCTTCTACCTCGGCGTCGACCACAAGTTCAACGACATCTGGTCGGCCAACCTCACCACCGACTTCAACTACTCCAGCAGCGACGGCCAGACCAGCCTGTTCGTCAAGAAGGCCTATGTGCAGGGCAAGTTCGACGACGCCGCGGTGTTCCGTATCGGTTCGGCCGACATGCCGTGGGTTCCGTTCGCCGAGAAGTACTACGGCTTCCGCTACGTCGAGAACACCCTGATCGACCGCCTGAAGTACGGTACCTCGGCCGACTGGGGCCTGCACCTGGGCGGCGACATCGGCGCCAGCAAGTCGCTCAATTACGCGGTGTCGGTGGTCAATGGCAACGGCTACAAGAACCCGGGCCGCAGCAAGGGCGTGGACTTCGAAGGCCGCGTGGGCTTCGTGCCGTTCGAGAACATGGTCGTGGCGGTCGGCGGCTACAGCGGCCACCGTGGCCAGGAAACCGAGAACATCGACGCGGTGCATACCGCCGAGCGCGGCGACTTCATGCTGGCCTACGCCAGCAAGGCCTTCCGCCTAGGCGCCGAGTATTTCACCGCGAAGAACTGGAACAACGTGCTCAGCCCGCTCGCCGACAAGGCCGACGGTTATTCGCTGTGGGGCAGCGTGGCGGTGGCCGACAACGTGAACCTGTTCGCCCGCTACGACAGCGCCAAGCTCAGCAAGAGCCTGGACCGCGACGCCAAGGACACCTATTACAACGCCGGCGTCGAGTACCAGGTGACCAAGGGCTTCAAGCTGGCCGGCGTGTGGAAACACGGCAAGGTCGACAAGTCGGTCGCCACGCCGGTGCCGCCACACGTGCAGAACACCAAGACCAACGAGATCGGCGTGTTCGGCGAAGTGTCATTCTGA
- the rnt gene encoding ribonuclease T gives MDILSNSAAPRMAERFRGFLPVVVDVETGGFDAEHDALLEIAAVPLAMDEGGYLKLQATVSTHVEPFPGANLDPRSLEITGIDPTNPLRGALAERQALDHVFHVVREAVREAGCQRAILVGHNAAFDLGFLNQAVRRCGHKRNPFHPFSCFDTVSLGGLAYGQTVLSKAVLAAGHVFDSREAHSAVYDAERTAELFCSVVNRWRQLELFEQAHSGLDAA, from the coding sequence ATGGATATTCTGAGCAACAGCGCCGCGCCGCGCATGGCCGAGCGGTTCCGCGGCTTCCTGCCCGTGGTGGTCGACGTGGAAACCGGCGGCTTCGATGCCGAACATGACGCCTTGCTGGAAATCGCCGCGGTGCCGCTGGCGATGGACGAAGGCGGCTACCTGAAGCTGCAGGCCACCGTGTCCACCCATGTGGAACCGTTCCCCGGCGCGAACCTGGACCCGCGTTCGCTGGAGATCACCGGCATCGACCCGACCAATCCGCTGCGCGGCGCACTGGCCGAGCGCCAGGCCCTGGACCATGTCTTCCACGTGGTGCGCGAGGCGGTGCGCGAGGCCGGCTGCCAGCGGGCGATCCTGGTCGGCCACAACGCCGCGTTCGACCTGGGCTTCCTGAACCAGGCGGTGCGCCGCTGCGGCCACAAGCGCAATCCGTTCCACCCGTTCAGCTGCTTCGATACGGTCAGCCTTGGCGGCCTCGCGTACGGCCAGACCGTGCTGAGCAAGGCCGTGCTGGCCGCCGGCCATGTGTTCGACAGCCGCGAGGCGCATTCGGCGGTGTATGACGCCGAGCGCACCGCCGAACTGTTCTGCAGCGTGGTCAACCGCTGGCGCCAGCTGGAGTTGTTCGAGCAGGCCCACAGCGGCCTCGACGCGGCCTGA
- the pstS gene encoding phosphate ABC transporter substrate-binding protein PstS, with translation MTINKLPLRFAAVATLAVASTFGVAAHATDITGAGSSFVYPVMSKWSAAYAEKTGHHLNYQSVGSGAGIAQIKEGTIDFGASDAPMKAEDLQKYGLGQFPIVVGGIVPVVNIAGVKAGQIKLDGATLADIFLGKITNWNDPKIAALNAGLGLPAGKITVVHRSDGSGTSFNFTNYLSKVSPEWASKVKFGTAVEWPTGVGGKGNEGVSQYVRQIKGSIGYVEYAYAVKNKISWVDLKNAAGNVVSPTAASFAAAAATADWASAKDFNLIMTNAPGDQAWPITATTWVIMYKSPKNAGNSKVAFDFFKSALEQGQQAASELDYVPLPATLVSQIEAYWASEFKH, from the coding sequence TTGACCATCAACAAACTCCCGCTTCGCTTCGCCGCCGTCGCCACGCTTGCCGTGGCCTCGACCTTCGGTGTGGCCGCGCACGCCACCGACATCACCGGCGCCGGCTCCAGCTTCGTCTACCCGGTCATGTCCAAGTGGTCGGCCGCGTACGCGGAGAAGACCGGCCACCACCTCAACTACCAGTCGGTCGGCTCCGGCGCGGGCATCGCGCAGATCAAGGAAGGCACCATCGACTTCGGCGCCTCCGACGCGCCGATGAAAGCCGAGGACCTGCAGAAGTACGGCCTGGGCCAGTTCCCGATCGTGGTCGGCGGCATCGTGCCGGTGGTCAACATCGCCGGCGTGAAGGCAGGCCAGATCAAGCTGGACGGCGCCACCCTCGCCGACATCTTCCTGGGCAAGATCACCAACTGGAACGACCCGAAGATCGCCGCGCTGAACGCCGGCCTCGGCCTGCCGGCCGGCAAGATCACCGTGGTGCATCGCTCGGACGGTTCGGGCACCTCGTTCAACTTCACCAACTACCTGTCCAAGGTCAGCCCGGAGTGGGCCAGCAAGGTGAAGTTCGGCACGGCCGTGGAATGGCCGACCGGCGTGGGCGGCAAGGGCAATGAAGGCGTGTCGCAGTACGTGCGCCAGATCAAGGGCTCGATCGGCTACGTCGAATACGCCTACGCGGTGAAGAACAAGATCAGCTGGGTCGACCTGAAGAACGCCGCCGGCAACGTCGTCTCGCCGACCGCCGCCAGCTTCGCCGCCGCCGCCGCGACGGCCGACTGGGCCAGCGCGAAGGACTTCAACCTGATCATGACCAATGCACCGGGCGACCAGGCGTGGCCGATCACCGCCACCACCTGGGTGATCATGTACAAGTCGCCGAAGAATGCCGGCAACAGCAAGGTCGCGTTCGACTTCTTCAAGTCCGCCCTGGAGCAGGGCCAGCAGGCCGCCAGCGAGCTGGACTACGTGCCGCTGCCGGCGACGCTGGTCAGCCAGATCGAGGCGTACTGGGCGTCCGAGTTCAAGCATTGA